One window of the Thioflexithrix psekupsensis genome contains the following:
- a CDS encoding sugar phosphate nucleotidyltransferase, whose amino-acid sequence MKAIVFADRLGQELAPLTERTSLALLPLASKPLINYTFEMLLAAGIRQVTLVISAFAPLIRHHMGNGERWGIQLNYIVSQGQELPAQLLQRQGTLLTDDRYLILRGDILLNVSLNDFLKQITSTSPPLVAATIADQFAGIAIITRDRQRNNHWETANILAWPPTPWSQQPTTTVETIEITGNYALLRSLSEYHKINLHASAAQFQHLVLPGTKVADGLMVGHRSNIVRPNRGVIGMFCRIHPTARFSGGVVVGNESIIDRHVHLYNTVVMPNTYIAPHVELNNSLVWGQLRLDFEPDKDSITTYTVTDYSIADLHRETFGVLLANGLHRLLGLILLVLSLPLWIPAAWKAGWPHQKTAFMRVTLLHSQRQSFIAWEWNVNAPILRHLPKLIAVIQGHLRLVGVAPRTAESLQHRQEAWEFVRDHAPIGLFGPAQFAYLSQPRSACEIAVEEACYAAQRNFYRDWRWLGRGWRALWHRATWQS is encoded by the coding sequence ATGAAAGCCATCGTCTTTGCCGACCGCTTAGGACAAGAATTAGCCCCACTCACCGAGCGTACCTCTCTGGCCTTATTGCCGCTCGCCTCCAAACCCCTGATAAACTACACCTTTGAAATGTTATTAGCCGCAGGCATTCGACAAGTCACCCTCGTCATCTCCGCCTTCGCGCCCCTCATCCGCCACCACATGGGCAATGGCGAACGCTGGGGAATCCAATTGAATTATATTGTCAGCCAAGGCCAAGAATTACCCGCACAATTATTACAACGACAAGGAACTTTATTAACGGATGATCGTTACTTAATTTTGCGCGGAGATATATTACTTAATGTTTCCCTGAATGATTTCTTAAAACAAATCACTTCCACCTCTCCTCCTCTCGTGGCAGCCACCATCGCCGACCAATTTGCAGGAATTGCCATCATTACGCGAGATCGACAACGCAATAATCATTGGGAAACCGCGAATATCCTTGCTTGGCCGCCCACCCCATGGTCTCAACAACCCACAACCACCGTAGAAACCATTGAAATAACAGGAAATTATGCCCTACTGCGCTCCCTTTCCGAATACCATAAAATCAACCTACACGCCAGCGCAGCCCAATTTCAACATCTCGTCTTACCAGGGACAAAAGTCGCTGACGGACTCATGGTCGGGCATCGTTCCAACATCGTACGACCGAATCGCGGTGTCATTGGCATGTTTTGCCGTATTCATCCCACCGCACGTTTCAGTGGAGGAGTCGTGGTGGGCAACGAATCCATTATTGACCGACACGTGCATTTGTATAATACCGTCGTCATGCCCAACACCTATATCGCGCCTCATGTTGAACTCAATAATTCACTCGTGTGGGGACAATTACGCCTCGATTTTGAACCCGATAAAGACAGTATCACCACTTATACCGTCACCGACTATTCAATAGCAGATTTGCATCGAGAAACCTTTGGCGTATTATTAGCCAATGGGTTGCATCGATTGTTGGGACTAATTTTATTAGTGCTGTCGTTACCGCTGTGGATTCCCGCGGCATGGAAAGCGGGGTGGCCGCATCAAAAAACTGCCTTCATGCGCGTGACCTTACTCCATTCCCAACGTCAATCTTTTATTGCGTGGGAATGGAATGTGAACGCGCCAATTTTGCGCCATTTACCCAAACTTATCGCCGTCATTCAAGGGCATTTGCGACTGGTGGGCGTTGCGCCGCGAACAGCCGAATCGCTGCAACACCGACAAGAAGCATGGGAATTTGTCCGCGATCACGCCCCAATTGGATTATTTGGCCCCGCCCAATTCGCCTATCTGTCTCAACCGCGTTCTGCCTGTGAAATTGCTGTAGAAGAAGCCTGTTATGCGGCACAGCGGAATTTTTATCGGGATTGGCGATGGTTGGGGCGCGGTTGGCGGGCGTTGTGGCATCGCGCCACGTGGCAATCATGA
- the glyA gene encoding serine hydroxymethyltransferase — translation MFTKEMTVADFDPDLWQAMQHEQQRQEDHIELIASENYTSPRVLQAQGSVLTNKYAEGYPGKRYYGGCEFVDVAESLAIERAKALFGAAYANVQPHSGSQANSAAFMALLQPGETLLGMSLAEGGHLTHGASVNFSGKLYNAIPYGLNPNTGEIDYDQVRTLAHTHRPKLIVSGFSAYSRVVDWQCLREIADEVGAYLLADMAHVAGLVAAGLYPSPVNIADVTTTTTHKTLRGPRGGLILAKANPDLEKKLNSLVFPGNQGGPLMHVIAAKAVALKEAMQSEFKTYQAQVLTNARAMAQVIQQRGYDIVSGGTDNHLMLISLIHKGITGKEADAALGSAHITVNKNAVPNDPQSPFVTSGLRIGTPAITTRGFTEVEATQVAIWICDILDDLHNETVKQQVREAVKTLCARFPVYA, via the coding sequence ATGTTTACAAAAGAAATGACGGTGGCTGACTTCGATCCAGACCTCTGGCAAGCCATGCAACACGAACAACAACGACAAGAAGATCACATTGAACTGATTGCTTCAGAGAATTACACCAGCCCAAGAGTCTTACAAGCACAAGGCAGTGTCTTGACCAATAAATATGCTGAGGGTTATCCGGGCAAACGTTATTATGGCGGTTGTGAGTTTGTTGATGTGGCAGAATCGTTGGCCATTGAGCGGGCAAAAGCCTTATTTGGTGCGGCTTATGCCAACGTTCAGCCGCATTCAGGCTCACAAGCCAACTCTGCCGCGTTTATGGCTTTATTGCAACCGGGTGAGACCTTGTTGGGAATGAGTTTAGCGGAAGGCGGCCATTTAACACACGGTGCCAGCGTCAATTTTTCGGGCAAATTGTACAACGCCATACCCTACGGCCTCAATCCGAACACGGGCGAAATCGATTACGATCAAGTGCGCACTTTGGCACACACCCATCGTCCCAAGTTAATCGTCAGTGGATTTAGTGCTTATTCCAGAGTGGTGGATTGGCAATGTTTACGCGAAATTGCTGACGAAGTTGGGGCGTATTTACTCGCAGATATGGCGCATGTGGCGGGATTAGTGGCCGCGGGTTTATATCCCAGTCCGGTGAATATTGCCGATGTCACCACCACCACCACGCATAAAACCTTACGTGGCCCTCGCGGGGGGTTAATTCTCGCCAAAGCCAATCCTGATTTAGAGAAAAAATTAAATTCCCTAGTTTTTCCCGGCAATCAAGGTGGGCCGTTAATGCACGTGATTGCGGCCAAAGCGGTGGCCTTAAAAGAAGCCATGCAGAGTGAATTTAAAACCTATCAAGCCCAAGTTCTCACCAATGCGCGAGCGATGGCGCAAGTGATTCAACAACGGGGTTATGACATTGTTTCGGGGGGTACGGACAATCATTTGATGTTGATCAGTTTGATTCATAAGGGAATTACGGGTAAAGAAGCGGATGCGGCTTTGGGTTCGGCCCACATTACTGTCAATAAAAATGCCGTTCCCAACGATCCTCAATCGCCTTTTGTTACCAGTGGATTGCGTATTGGTACGCCGGCGATCACCACGCGAGGCTTTACCGAAGTCGAAGCGACACAAGTGGCCATCTGGATTTGTGATATTTTAGACGATCTGCACAATGAAACGGTGAAACAACAGGTGCGCGAAGCGGTGAAGACCTTGTGTGCGCGTTTTCCTGTTTACGCCTAG